A segment of the Myotis daubentonii chromosome 6, mMyoDau2.1, whole genome shotgun sequence genome:
aattagctaCAATCCCTGAAGCAATGTGACTGTATAAAAGGCAGAAGCTATTTCTTAAATCTGAGTTGGCACTACCTTGCTTTGCCTAATGTAATAGCAGACATGAAGCAAGCAAAGGATTAAGTAATGCTTGCACATTAGAGTTgccctatttttctatttttagaaccTGCAGCTGTTCACATGTAAAGAAGCTAAGGTTATTATCCTAATTAACAGCCCTACCAATTGCCATACATGTGAAGCCAGCTTCACTATTAATTGCTATCTTCTATGGTGAGTTAACTTTACATCTGGAAGGTAAAACTGGGCATGCATCATTTATTTTGCAGCACTTTCCCCTTAGGAACAAGTTGTCCACAAGTGTCTTCAGTTCTGTTCTGCTCTTTTAATGCATAAATCTTACAGTCGGGGAGGCATTCCATGAAGCAAAGGAAGCCATGATATGGCACTGACCAGGTGTGCATGGCATCTAAGAATAAAACTTTCCCAAAGAGACAAGCCATGTCTCTCCTCCAACCTAATCTTCATGGTAATAAGAGTATAATCAGGTGATATCTGCCATATCCCTCTGTTTTACAACTCAGTTGGATAATGCTCTATAATAGTAAGACTGGTATTATTTACTTGGTCCTTCACAGTTACCAACAATGAAAATGATGCTGCATTTTTCTCTTCTACACATGCAATTATGGTTCAGATTTATATGGTTTATCTCTGAAAGAACACAGGAAGACTGATGGTTTTTACATATCTGACACTGGTATATATTTgtctaaacaaaaaaattcatTACTGTACAATGGTAGAAGTCCAACAGAATTCCTTCCGTGCAAATGTTTGTTGTGACTTTTGGGAACCCCTTGAAGACATCAACACATAACAAACCTATAATTCTGTTTCTGAGAAGAAGACAAATACTCAAACTGCCTTATCCAACAGCTCTGAAAGATCATtatgttgttcttttttatttttttttctatccaagACAACACTGATTCAACAAGGTCTCTGTCCCTTGCCCGTTGGTGACAGTTACATGTGTTATGTAGTCATTTTTCCACTTGGTGAAGAGAGCAAAGAAGTTTTCTGTAGTCACAACTTTTGCAgatcacaaacaaaacaaagatgagaAAGGCAGGTGAAGAAAGCAGAGTTGAGCCACCATTGGCTGCATGACATTCTGGGTAGATGGAAGATATTAAGCAGATATATCGATCCGAAAGCAACTGCTTGTCTATCTTGGTCCCTGCTGACCATCAGCACCTGTAACAAAGTCTAGCAGATGATGTATATCTACTGAAAGGCAAAAAAAGGGGAATTATTCACATGATTTCTGCTAGATCCTGGTCTCATCTTAGTTAGCAGTACCCTATCATTTTCCTTAGAACAGAGCTCTAACCTCACATTTTCCCATATCTGTGGTAAGCATtcaaccaaaagaaaaatatagcaatACATCAATAATAGTTAATGAAGTAATAACTATCATAACTTATATTATAATTTCTTAAACTTCCCAGAAATTAGGTCTATTCCATGGAAGAAAACAAGAATGAATCAAGAATATTTCCTTGTACTTATTTGTTCAGACACATATAAATGAAAgccaaaataatgataataataggtcatgatatattttttagaaaattataagccACAGTTCGCTGATTTACATTTGAGCAATTCTCAGGTAATTGAGAAGCATTGAATGCTTGGGACCCTTGTCAGTCTGGCTTACTGCTTTGCTGGCACTCCTGTCTGTCTGGCTGTGCTGACAGTGTAAATCAAGGCATTATTATTAGATTGACCACATGCCCTAtgctgttgtttctttgttttgggacAGAGATAGGAAATTTGACTGGGGCCTCAGAGATctatgggggtaaaaaaaaaccacacacacacagaaaagaaggaggaggggaaagaaatgTGCAGTGATAAGAGATTTCTGCTGTAAAAGTCATGACACAACATGAGTTTGACTCTGGCAGAAGCAAACTTGGCAATGTGGGTCAAGAATTAACCTACAGGGATGCGAGGATAACATCTCCTGAGACATGTCTCTAAATTACATCAAAAACTTCTATGAAGGATGTGTAAGtattatacaaattttaaaaaatgtattagtcCAGTCTGTTTATTTTAACATGATTCTTTTGTCAATGAATAATAAGTTCCTCTACATATATGGAGAGTAATATAAAGGTTAACCATATACTTCAAAATATTCTgaatttaaaactataattagGGTATTTGAGGAAGTACTTTTAGCTGTTGGTGTTTAAAGTAGCTCACTGTCTTGCAATTCAATATAGTAGTAGGAAATAGACTGTAATGAAAACTACATAAACATTATTTGGTTGTTAAGTTATTGTATGAGTTTATTATTAGATTTGTTATTTACTTTTCCAAAAGAGGTCCTAGATATTCtaacattttcttgattttattacAAAAGGATTAGggatattaatttaattttaagctTCTTAAGTATTTCCAAAATTATACATTTGATTAGTAACATATCACTGTTGCCCTTCATATTTTCAGAGTGAAAAGGGGTGAAATCTCATAATACAGGATTTGCATTGGGCTTGATGATCTTTAAGGTTCTTTCTTGCCTCAAAACTTTAtgaatcttaaattttaaaaaatgtgacaatgaataaaaacctttaaaatgtcctcctttaatgtttgttttcaaaagattttttttctcctaaaactATAATAGGTGAAGCCTCCAACTGTGATTGGTCAATTCCACACCCTTTTCTTTGGATCCATCCGAATGTTCTTTCTTGGAGTGTTAGGCTTTGCAGTCTATGGGAATGAGGCTCTGCACTTCAGCTGTGATCCAGATAGGGGAGAAGTAAACCGCTTCTGTTCCAATCAGTTCAGGCCAGTCACTCCACAAGTAAGTTTTTCTGTGTGCCCATAAGCCTTACTCTACACCAGATAAAattgtttccttttaaatataagttaatgccataattaaattaaaaataccttAATAGGTATAATTTCTAGAATTATTACTGTTTTTAACCAGTTGTTTATTTCAGGTAAATTAATTTGAGTTGATTGAGAGTTTCTTCCAACATTTTATTATCTACTGATGTTAAAATTATACTCCAGGCCTGTAATTAGAAAATGGAAATTACAAAGCTACTAAAATAGGGTATTTCAACAAtaatagataactagaggcccggtgcacaaaaatttgtgcactcgagggggaagggagggtccctcagcctggcctgtgccctcttgcagtctgggacccctcgggagataacgacctgctgtcttaggcctgctcccaggtggcagagggcaggcccaatccctaggtgcagcccctggtcgggctcagagcagggcctattggggagttggggcaccgccccctgtcatgcacagagcagggcggatcaggaggttgtgatgccaccctcagtcatgctcagggtagggcccattggggggttgggcaccgccccctgtcacactcaaggcagggtcgatggggaggttgtggcgccaccccctgtcactcacagagcagggcccagcagaggggttggggctccttaccctgtcatgcacaaagcagggtctatcagggggttggggagctcccccctgtcacgcacagagcagagcagggcccatcagggggttgaggagctcccccctgtcactcacagagtagggctgataggggagttggggcaccgccccctgtcacacacagagcagggcagatcaaggggttggggtgccaccctctatcacccacagagcagggccgatcagggggttggggcgccgccactctcacactcagggcagggccgatggggaggttatggctctaccctgtcacccacagagcagggcccgtgggggggcggggttggggcgcagccctctatcacccacagagcagggacgatcgggggttggggtgccgccactgtcacactcagagccgcagggcaatcagggcgttggggagctcccctgtatcaggcacagagcagggctgatcaggaggttgtggccccgccccctgtcacacacagagccacagggcgatcagggggtttggacgctgccccctctcacgctgatcccggtgctgggaggcatattacccttttactatataggatagaggcctggtgcatgggtggggctggctggtttgccctgaagggtgtcctggatcagggtggaggttcccactggggtgcctggccagcctgggtgaggggatgatggctgtttgcagttggtcacacacccttcagggtgggggtccccactggggtgcctggccagcctggatgaggggatgatggctgtttatagctgttcacacacccttcagggtgggggtccccactggggtgcctggccagtctgggtgagtggctgaggtctgttttcagtctgggactgaagctcccaactgctcctttttttctttttttaattctgggccagctttagctctgaggctgctgaaagcaggtatctggtttgtttcggttctataatcgaaactctgtatcaactccagctctgagatcccaaacttgctgaaagcaggtttctggggttttgtttagcttctatatttgttactatgtttcttaaactgcaggctcagaggcggcaaggcaggtggggaacgttgcagtcctccatcactgaagcaagcaagcctcatgttcagtttaagctgcctggctgccagctgccatcttggctggcagttaatttgcatatcgcccctgattagccaatgggaagggtagcggtcgtacgccaattaccatgtttctcttttattagataggattggtagTTGATGATAGTATAATATGACTGCATTTTCacaatttaatttattaattaaaagagATATGTTCTTCATTACTAACTTCATTATATTTATTGCTTATAAGACTTATGAAACTTGGAATTCTTAAGTTAACCACTCTTGATAatcaatgaatttttaaagtatattttggtTTTATGTTGATTGATTTGACTAAGATATTTCTGACATATTTTAGGTATTTTGGGCACTACAACTAGTGATTGTCTTGGTTCCTGGTGCTACTTTCCATTTTTATGCTGCATTTAAAAACATCAGTCAAGAATGCATTCTTCAAAAGCCCATCTACACTGTGGTTTATATCGTCTCTGTTTTAGTAAGAATCAGTGTAGAGGTGATATCATTTTGGCTTCAGATTCACCTCTTTGGTTTCCAAGTCACGCCTCTCTACCTGTGTGATGCTGGATCTCTGGGGGGCAAGTTTACTATTATAAAATGCATGGTGCCAGATCACTTTGAGAAGACCATCTTTCTCATTGCAATGTACACATTTACTGTAATTACCATGGTATTATGTGTTGCTGAGGTTTTtgagatcatttttaaaagactatgcTTTCTAATTAAGCAGTGACCCAGAGGTTGATTAATTGCTATCATACCACAGTTATTGATCAatcattgtaatttatttttaccttattCAGTGAGTGCCTCAATAtcaaacataaatatttattctttcaatatACCTCAGTGTGTCCAAGATGTATGtttagtataaaatataataCTAACTTCTAAGGCAGGAATTCTTGAACAAATATTTCAGTCTATTTTAATTTTGTCATGCATTAGATAATATACATAGAACTAATGTTAACTTGTTTAACCACTActtttacactatggaatactatgcagctttaAAGAAGATGGATCTCTTACTCTTtaggacagcatggagggatctggagagtattatgctaagcaaaataagccagtcagagataaatatcacatggtctcactcatatgtggaatctaatgaacaaaataaactgatgaacaaaatagatccagagacagagaagtatggAACAgtctgtcaaatctcagagggaaggtggggttggCCATGGGGTTGGAGAGAGATCAACCAGGGAACTTATAaacatattagaggcctggtgcacaaattcgtgcaccagtggggtctctcggcctggcctgtgggatcgggcccaAACCTGCTCTCcaaaatcccccaaggggtcccaaattgcaagaggatgtaggccaggccgagggactccagcggtgcacaatcggggccaaggagggacatgggaggttggccagccatggaggGGCTGCGGGGGTGtttcagggcatgtccagcccatctcactcagtcccaattggctggaacccagcagcaagctcacctaccagtcagagcatatccccctggtgatcagtgcacatcatagcgactggtcgaccggtcaactttctgccccctggtggtcagtgcatgtcataacaagcagttgagcggccttagcatatcattagcacattatgctttgattggttgaatggctgatcggaagatcagacacttagcatattaggcttttattatataggatatgcatagtccatggacacagacaatagtggggtgaagacCTGGTGAGGGGGTGTAGATtggaagggggtcaatggggaaagaaagggggacatttgtaatactttcaacaataaagatatatttaacaAATAGTACTTTACAGAGTTCTCTGACATACAATATCTTAATAGACACAGTATTTTGTGGATAGAGAAACTTTTATTATCCCTTTTATACAGAGTGAAACATTTTGGCTCAAGGAGATTAATACATGGGCCCAAATTCACACAATCATACTGGAATTCAGATCTCCTAACTCTGAAGTTAtctctctttccactgagccatgAGTTTAAACTTAAGGATATAATTATATTTGCAGTCATGTAAAGTATAACTTATTTAAGCACAAAAGTTGTGAGTTAATTATTAAAAGAGTCATTCTATATTTGATCACTGACTTGAAGAAATGtggcaattacatttttaatattatactctactgttttcttgaaatttttaacattaaatgATATGGTAATATAGcctccaaataaataaaaatggtatgAAAAATATTGTGCAAGGCTTTCTTGTTTCttgttgaaataaattaaaatctctgTGCTCATAGTTATAACTATCACTTCTATATTCAAGATTattgaaatggaaaattatatttatattacattaGACTTTCAAAATAGCcatgaaattatttcaaagacaATTTTATATCAATTCAGTGCATTTCTTTTTATCTGCCTGCCTTACCAATAATCATCTTCATTTGGtgtaatttaaaatctttatgtaTGACTGCCTTCTACTGGTGCCTTATTAGAGAAATAAGTAGAGTCAGTCAATTACTGAGGTTTTCAATCTTTCCCTCAGTATTATTCAGCCTGTGTTTGATGTCACGAATTTCTAGATTTaggatttttaaattcttgaggCTTTCTTTACATGAGTACACAGGAGAAAAATCCAGCTTACCAACATTCAACAAATAGCTGCTGAGTATCATTTACCATTTGCTGCATTGAGAGTTCATATACAAAGATAAGTACGATTTAGTACCTTTATGAGATCATATTCTAGTGGGAGGTTCAGTGGCATAACAAGAGGGTTGGCTGATAGAAATAGCCCACTCAGAGCGAAGGAATATTTATTCACTGTCTTTGTCTAGAATCCCTAGCCCCTAGTGCTAATAAATAGCAACAATGTTTAGTCCATTTcatccttatttttaaattcattaaagATAATGCACACTTTATTGCCTGCCCCAAGGTAGTCTGCTACCACCAATCCtcgcacacacacaaatgtctTCATATTGAGTAATACTTCCCTGCACTGTTGGAAGGCtggtaattttttattggatCCCAGAATGGGCATTTGACTTTGTTGAATGCTGGAGATATTTTTGTGTTCCATAAGTATACTGAAACTTTATTCTGAGACACAGTTAAGTTACTTGGAAACagtttttcttttgtgatttttttaagctttattagGTGGGAACCGGTGTAGCCCTCACTGAAGGGCTAATGTTGCcccatttctaaaaataaagccTTTCTGAGAGCTCTATCAAATTCTCCTTTGGTGTTTCAGAAATATTCTTCTTCCACCATTCTCACAATCTTTAATCCCATCCTCAAACTGATAAGAGTTTTATTACACTTGGGTTGCTATAGCAAGGTAGCCAGACTGGATGgcttataaacaaaataaatttattgctCATCGTTCTGGAGGCTGAATCTCTGAAGTCAGGGTGGcagcatggtcaggttctggtgagagctctcttctggTTACATATTTGCCATTGTACCTTCCCAAGGTGGAAAGAAGGTAAAAGAGCTCTCCGGGgtcccttttataaggacacagaTCCCACTCATAAAGGTCCACCTTCATGCCTAACCTCCTCCTAACGGTCTCACTTCCCCACATCATCGCATTTCAGGTTAGGATTTCAAATTAGAAATTAACCAGGAGGAAAGTAAAAATAACAGCACAAAACAGAACACTGCAagcaatagagaaaaatcaaacaaaaagctggttctttgaaaagatcagtaAAACAGAAGACCTTCTCAGTAGAGTGATTGagctaataaaggagaaaatgaaaattagacATTGCATAAATGAAAAAAGGCCCATCACAACAGAACATTAAGATGATTGCAAGAGAACACCATATGAACATGTCATACCAATAAGTTTTATATTTAGATAAAAAGGAGTAATTCCTTGAACGGCACTGATTGCTAAAAACTTATTCTACAATAACTAGGAAATATGAAtattcttgaaaatattaaagaaattaaatataaaaaaactaaaagtcTTTCCACAAAGAAAATGCCAGGCCCACATAGCTTCAGTGGAGAATTCCATCAAATgtgtaaagaagaaataatactcCACAATCTCTTAGGAATTAGAAGGGAATATTTGCCATTTCATTTAATGAATAATCATttaacattgattttaaaaattcttagcaaAAATATATTAGCAATTGTAATACAGCTAATATATTATAcgtatatctatactaataatagggtaatgtgcaaattggtcaggacgcCGTCACAGTAATGACTGATCAGCAGGCTGCgtgtgcagcaggcaggagcaggtgggcagggacttgcagcTTCAGGGACGGGGGCGGAGCCGCGGCAGAGAGGCCTCTCTCTGCGCCTGCACTGGGGGTTCACAGGTGCTCAGAGAGGCTCCTCTGCCTTGGGCCCGGCCTGGGGATCTGCAGGCACGTGGAGGACTGCAGGCCTCCcccggctctggcctacctctttggagcaatccatcgaggagccccggagttcacagtttgattcctggtcagggcacatgcctgagttgcaggctcaatcaccagtgtggggcgtgcaggaggcagccagccaatcaatgattctctctcatcattgatgtttctatctctctctccctctcccttcctctatgaaatcaataaagatatattttttaaagaggtaaccatgtaaattaaataaaaagtatctGAGAAATTCTATATGCAACATCTCACTTAATAGTGGAAGGATGAACAATTTCTCCTATAATTGTGGAAAAAGGCAAGGATGTGTACTTTTACCACTTCTGGTTAACATTAAAACTAGAGgtcaagacaaaataaaaacaaaataaatatatattttgaatttatactTATTAGTAAATGTAACAAAAAATACAAGATATacatattagaaaataatatttttacagaaataaacatGTACATAGTAAATTCTAAAGAATGTACAAAAAGCTAttagaataaataattaaatttataaagaTTAATATTTCTGTAGATTAATAaggaatgaaatttaaattttttaaaatgtcatttgaaatattattcaaaaatGTGAAACACATAGGGATAGATTTCACAATTGATGTTCTAGATTTGTacaataaaaactacaaaacaatgctgaaagaaattaaagatgctttaaataagtagaacaataaaCCACAGTCATGATTTGAAAGACTTAATCTTTTATAACTCCAGCCactccaaattgatctatagtTCCCATACAATTCAAGTCAAAAATCTCAGCCAGCTTTTGTAGAAATTAACAAGATGCTttgaaaatttatatgaaaatacaaaGGACTTGGAATAGCCAACACAATTTTGGAAAAGCAAACTAAAAGTAGATGACTCACACTATGTACtctcaagacttactataaaggtACAATAAGCCAAACAGTGTGGGGTTGGTATGGGATAGGTATATTGGTTACAGTAATACT
Coding sequences within it:
- the GJE1 gene encoding putative gap junction epsilon-1 protein; translated protein: MSLNYIKNFYEGCVKPPTVIGQFHTLFFGSIRMFFLGVLGFAVYGNEALHFSCDPDRGEVNRFCSNQFRPVTPQVFWALQLVIVLVPGATFHFYAAFKNISQECILQKPIYTVVYIVSVLVRISVEVISFWLQIHLFGFQVTPLYLCDAGSLGGKFTIIKCMVPDHFEKTIFLIAMYTFTVITMVLCVAEVFEIIFKRLCFLIKQ